A region from the Brachyspira hampsonii genome encodes:
- a CDS encoding RluA family pseudouridine synthase produces the protein MNLDNNNIDTEEIEDDEIDLESSDDNSNNKKLFIISEDDIGKRLDTFISDKLNITRSQVKNYLTSIIVNNAEKKLSYSLKLNDNIIINLDNVLKEKKDTSNPLPENIDLDIIYEDKYLLVINKPAGMSVHCSPSEMSGTLVNALLYKIKDFDFVGNKERAGIIHRLDKDTSGLMIIGKNANIVSSIQEQFKNRSIKKIYHAIVIGVLKDNYLKINLPIGRHHTYRKKMTVRDDGKEALTHIKVLKRFNNHTLIEINLKTGRTHQIRVHSSYKGFPVAGDKIYSKSFNKYSGLMLAAKKIEFLHPITKEILDFEIDYPDYFTNFLYSENI, from the coding sequence ATGAACTTAGATAATAATAATATTGATACAGAAGAAATAGAAGATGATGAAATAGATTTAGAAAGCTCTGATGATAATTCAAACAATAAAAAATTATTTATTATATCGGAAGATGATATAGGAAAAAGATTAGATACATTTATAAGCGATAAATTAAATATCACTAGAAGCCAAGTTAAAAATTATTTAACTTCTATAATAGTTAATAATGCTGAAAAAAAATTATCATATTCGCTTAAATTAAATGACAATATAATAATCAATTTAGATAATGTTTTAAAAGAAAAAAAAGATACATCAAACCCACTGCCTGAAAATATTGATTTAGATATAATTTATGAAGATAAATATTTACTTGTAATAAATAAACCTGCCGGTATGAGTGTGCATTGTTCTCCTTCTGAAATGAGCGGTACTTTAGTTAATGCACTCCTATACAAAATAAAAGATTTTGATTTTGTTGGAAATAAAGAGAGGGCAGGCATTATACATAGACTTGACAAGGATACTTCAGGACTTATGATTATTGGTAAAAATGCCAATATAGTATCAAGCATTCAAGAGCAATTTAAAAACAGAAGCATAAAAAAGATTTATCATGCCATTGTTATAGGAGTTTTAAAAGACAATTATTTAAAGATAAATCTTCCTATAGGACGGCATCATACATACAGAAAAAAAATGACTGTAAGAGATGATGGTAAAGAAGCTCTTACTCATATAAAAGTGTTAAAAAGATTCAATAATCATACACTTATAGAAATTAACCTCAAAACAGGAAGAACTCATCAAATAAGAGTTCACTCATCATATAAAGGTTTTCCTGTAGCAGGAGATAAAATATATTCTAAAAGCTTCAATAAATATTCTGGTCTTATGTTAGCAGCAAAAAAAATAGAGTTTTTACATCCAATCACTAAAGAAATATTAGATTTTGAAATAGATTATCCTGACTATTTTACAAATTTCTTATATTCTGAAAATATATAA
- the lspA gene encoding signal peptidase II has protein sequence MIKLNKIKEEIKQKKIYFLIALLIFIADTVSKYFIDKYLQEPIIKRVIGDILIFIYTRNYGVSFGFLNNVPEAIQHIIPELLKVIVFIAMIVIFFIMISINVKKQRLSMIGFTMVLGGAMGNLVDRIMRGYVTDFISMGFNETIRFPYNYNIADASITIGICIIAIGVFFFKEDFDKKKNTESNNDENN, from the coding sequence ATGATAAAATTAAACAAAATTAAAGAAGAAATTAAACAAAAGAAAATATATTTTTTAATAGCTCTGTTAATCTTTATAGCAGATACAGTATCTAAATATTTTATAGATAAATATTTGCAGGAGCCTATTATTAAAAGAGTAATAGGAGATATATTAATATTCATATATACAAGAAATTACGGTGTATCTTTCGGCTTTCTAAATAATGTACCGGAAGCGATTCAGCATATAATACCGGAATTATTAAAAGTTATAGTATTCATTGCTATGATTGTAATTTTCTTTATAATGATTTCTATCAATGTAAAAAAACAAAGATTATCTATGATAGGTTTTACTATGGTTCTAGGCGGAGCTATGGGAAACTTAGTTGATAGAATTATGAGAGGATATGTTACTGATTTTATAAGCATGGGATTTAATGAAACTATAAGATTTCCATATAATTATAATATTGCAGATGCTTCTATTACAATAGGTATATGTATAATAGCAATAGGTGTATTCTTTTTTAAAGAAGATTTTGATAAAAAGAAAAATACAGAATCCAATAATGATGAAAATAATTAA
- the rfaE1 gene encoding D-glycero-beta-D-manno-heptose-7-phosphate kinase, translating into MDLKDKVKKIIDAKVLVIGDLMLDRFTYGDVIRISPEAPVPVLHVNHEENYLGGAGNVARNISALLGSNNNDSIFMIGVIGKDKSADIIIDSMNYSNISVKGIITDDTRSTITKTRIVAGTQQIVRIDEENTSPFSSAIVKNIEKVFIDNVDNYNVVIISDYAKGIITKQLSKKIIDTCNKKNKPVLVDPAIKHFSFYKKATLMTPNLKEAVEGAESKSPFYEFDAKAINILGENIIKKLSLSKLMITLGANGMALFDNEIKNNDKNSPYIIPTKAKSVFDVSGAGDTVISVLAMCLSVGLSFRDSSEIANAAAGVVVGKRGTSTLTLKELIEVL; encoded by the coding sequence ATGGACTTAAAAGATAAAGTAAAAAAGATAATAGATGCTAAAGTTCTTGTCATAGGCGATTTAATGCTTGATAGGTTTACTTATGGGGATGTTATAAGAATATCTCCTGAAGCTCCTGTTCCTGTACTTCATGTAAATCATGAGGAAAATTATTTAGGCGGAGCTGGAAATGTTGCAAGAAATATATCAGCTTTGCTTGGCAGCAATAATAATGACAGCATATTTATGATAGGGGTTATAGGAAAAGATAAATCTGCAGATATTATAATTGATAGTATGAATTATTCTAATATATCTGTTAAAGGGATAATAACAGATGATACAAGATCCACTATAACAAAAACAAGGATAGTTGCAGGTACTCAGCAGATAGTGAGAATAGATGAAGAGAATACTAGTCCTTTTTCTTCTGCTATTGTAAAAAATATAGAAAAAGTATTTATTGATAATGTGGATAATTATAATGTTGTTATAATAAGCGATTATGCCAAAGGTATAATTACAAAGCAGTTATCAAAAAAAATAATAGATACTTGCAATAAAAAAAATAAGCCTGTATTAGTTGATCCTGCTATAAAGCATTTTTCATTTTATAAAAAAGCTACACTTATGACTCCTAATTTAAAGGAAGCTGTAGAAGGTGCTGAAAGTAAATCTCCTTTTTATGAATTTGATGCAAAGGCTATAAATATTTTAGGGGAAAATATTATAAAAAAATTAAGTTTATCAAAATTAATGATAACTCTAGGTGCTAATGGAATGGCTTTATTTGATAATGAAATAAAAAACAATGATAAAAATTCCCCTTATATAATACCTACAAAAGCAAAAAGTGTATTTGATGTTTCAGGTGCGGGAGACACTGTTATATCTGTACTTGCTATGTGTTTGTCTGTGGGATTATCTTTTAGAGATTCATCTGAGATTGCTAATGCCGCTGCTGGTGTTGTTGTAGGTAAGAGAGGAACTTCTACTTTAACTTTGAAAGAATTAATTGAAGTATTATAA
- the trmD gene encoding tRNA (guanosine(37)-N1)-methyltransferase TrmD: protein MIIDILTLFPKFYESTISFGVISMALNEKKIDLNIEDMRVYGEGNYKKCDDYPYGGGPGMIMTYNIFKKYFDSHKKGYTIIFSPSGKTLTQRKIKELSDKEHITMILGHYEGIDYRVEEKYADEALSIGDYVLSGGEIPALLLLDAISRYKDVMNNKESVISDTFEENSSGLLEYEQYTRPPEIDNMKVPEILLSGNHKNIDEYRRKRSIIKTFKNREDLFSKINLNKKDIETIFEYLKENNK, encoded by the coding sequence ATGATAATAGATATTCTTACACTTTTTCCAAAATTTTATGAAAGCACAATTTCTTTTGGTGTTATATCAATGGCATTAAATGAAAAAAAAATAGATTTAAATATTGAAGACATGAGAGTATACGGAGAAGGCAATTATAAAAAATGCGATGACTATCCTTACGGAGGAGGTCCCGGAATGATTATGACTTATAATATATTTAAAAAATATTTTGATAGTCATAAAAAAGGATATACGATTATTTTCTCACCATCAGGAAAAACTCTTACTCAGAGAAAAATAAAAGAATTATCAGATAAAGAACATATAACAATGATACTAGGACATTATGAAGGAATAGATTACAGAGTTGAAGAAAAATATGCAGATGAGGCTTTGAGTATAGGTGATTATGTATTAAGCGGAGGAGAGATACCTGCCCTTTTATTATTAGATGCTATTTCAAGATATAAAGATGTTATGAATAATAAAGAATCTGTGATAAGCGACACATTTGAAGAAAACAGCAGCGGACTTTTAGAATATGAACAATATACAAGACCTCCTGAAATAGATAATATGAAAGTTCCTGAAATACTCCTTTCCGGAAATCATAAAAATATTGATGAATACAGAAGAAAAAGAAGTATTATAAAAACTTTTAAAAATAGAGAAGATTTATTTTCAAAAATCAATCTTAATAAAAAAGATATAGAAACTATTTTTGAATATTTAAAAGAAAATAATAAATAA
- a CDS encoding nicotinamidase, whose product MSVKIPYEKIINEDFIGKEVNPINQQDIYKIAEEYSNEVIKEFKDESINLLIVDPQRDFIDMDKGALPVNGAVNDIKNIIRFIYNNMESISSIYVTLDTHRYDSIFHSIMWNDYNDKPVAPFTEITLEKIENDEIIPTYDEDIQINYVKALKEKNAQNLMIWPYHCIYATDGWLIDKQLANMLLFFEASRKVYINKILKGQDSFSEMYGVIRPEVPTEYTKNYDTSWVYDIANADKIYICGEAKDYCVYESVKQFCEIYNNDKSITETINIMMNCSSAIGDNKECEKKYEELSNKYGIKLLNI is encoded by the coding sequence ATGTCAGTAAAAATACCATACGAGAAAATAATAAATGAAGATTTTATTGGAAAAGAAGTAAATCCTATTAATCAGCAGGACATTTATAAAATAGCAGAAGAATATAGTAATGAAGTTATTAAAGAATTTAAAGATGAAAGTATTAATCTGCTCATAGTGGATCCTCAAAGAGACTTTATAGATATGGATAAAGGTGCTTTGCCTGTAAATGGTGCTGTTAATGATATTAAAAATATAATAAGATTTATATACAATAATATGGAAAGTATTTCAAGTATTTATGTTACTTTAGATACTCACAGATATGATTCTATATTTCATTCTATTATGTGGAATGATTATAATGATAAACCTGTTGCTCCTTTTACAGAAATAACTTTAGAAAAAATAGAGAATGATGAAATAATACCAACCTATGATGAAGATATACAAATCAATTATGTGAAGGCATTAAAAGAAAAGAATGCACAAAATTTAATGATATGGCCTTATCACTGTATATATGCTACAGACGGATGGCTTATAGATAAACAGCTTGCAAATATGCTTTTATTCTTTGAAGCTTCAAGAAAAGTTTATATAAATAAAATATTAAAAGGTCAGGACTCTTTCAGTGAGATGTATGGAGTAATAAGACCGGAAGTACCTACAGAGTATACAAAAAATTATGATACTTCTTGGGTTTATGATATAGCCAATGCTGATAAGATATATATATGCGGAGAGGCTAAAGATTATTGTGTTTATGAGAGTGTAAAGCAGTTTTGTGAAATATACAATAATGATAAAAGTATAACCGAAACTATTAATATAATGATGAATTGCAGCAGTGCCATAGGCGATAATAAAGAATGTGAAAAAAAATATGAAGAGCTTTCTAATAAATACGGAATAAAACTTCTTAATATTTAA
- a CDS encoding type 1 glutamine amidotransferase domain-containing protein, with product MKALIITDNFFEDSELFYPYFRLIEEGIDVDIAALNKGEIKGEYFFKTEAKLNFSEVDPSNYKALIIPGGRAPEAIRGSDDVKRIIKYFVDNNLTIGAICHGQQTLISAKVLEGKDATYYIGIRDDLMNAKANYKDEKVVVCGNIITSRCPDDLSYFAKEIIKKLK from the coding sequence ATGAAAGCATTAATTATAACAGACAATTTCTTTGAAGATTCAGAATTGTTTTATCCATATTTCAGACTTATAGAGGAGGGTATTGATGTTGATATAGCTGCTCTAAACAAGGGTGAGATTAAAGGAGAATATTTTTTCAAAACAGAAGCGAAATTAAATTTCTCAGAGGTTGATCCTTCAAATTATAAAGCCTTAATAATACCGGGCGGAAGAGCACCTGAAGCGATAAGAGGAAGTGATGATGTAAAAAGAATTATAAAATATTTCGTTGATAATAATCTTACTATAGGAGCAATATGCCATGGACAGCAGACTTTGATATCAGCTAAAGTTTTGGAAGGTAAAGATGCCACTTACTATATAGGCATAAGAGATGACTTAATGAATGCTAAAGCTAATTATAAAGATGAAAAAGTAGTGGTATGCGGAAATATTATAACTTCAAGATGCCCTGATGATTTGTCTTATTTTGCTAAAGAGATAATAAAGAAACTCAAATAA